CTTCTTGTTGAACTGCACCGAGTCGAGTTCGAGTGTGCGCAGCACGAACGGCGCCTGCGGGTTCGTCGCGGAATACTCGCGGGCGAGGCCGAGCATCAGGCCGAAGCAGAATTCGAGCACCTGGTCCGGCGGACGACGTCCGTCACGCTGCGCGAGCGCTGCCATCTTGCGGTACGCAAGGGTGCGCCGGAACAGGCCGAGAAAGTCGGCGGCGTCGGTCAGTTCGACCGAAGCGGAAACGCTCGCACGGTCCTTGCGGAAATTGTCGCGGTCGAGCTGCGCATCGATACCGCCCTGCCCTGCGGTGATGACGATGCCGAACTCGCGCGTGTTGTTCAGTTCGATGCGAAGATCGACGCCGCCCGGCGTCCCCTCGGCCAGCGCGGCGCCAAAGCTCGCGACGAACTTCTCGAGTTCCGTGGCGTTGAGCGCGTCGCGCCCTTCGGACGCCGCCTGCTTGAACAGCTCTCCGGCGACGGCGTTCACCGCCGCACCCGGATTGAATGTCGACCGATCGTTCACTGTGCTGTCTCCGTTATCGCCCCGCGGACTGCCGCGCGGCCTTTGTTGGAATTCCCTTGTGCCACCGGGGCCGGGCGGCAAAACCGGGCGGCTTCGACCGGCCATTCCCCAATTCGCCATTCCCGCTGCCGGAAGGCCCGCACGGCAGACGCCTCATTCACGTCCGCCGTCACGGGCACGGCCGTCACACACTCGCTTTCGGCCGCTTGTCGACGACGCGCTTCGCCTTGCCGATCTGCGTGCGCTCGATGCTGCCTGTTTCGAGCACGTGGACATCGGCCGACACGCCGACCGCGCTCTTGATCTCGTGGCGGATCTCCGTCGCGATCGCCGCGCGCTGGCTCGCATTGAGCACCTCCGACAGGTCGTGGCGCACTTCGGCGAGCACCGTCATCTCGTCCATGTGGTGCTCGCGGGTGATCTGCAGCTGGTAATGGCCGCACAGGCATTCATGCTTGAGCAGAATTCCTTCGATCTGCGTCGGGAAGACGTTCACGCCGCGGATGATCAGCATGTCGTCGCTGCGGCCGGTGATCTTGCCGATACGGCGCATCGGCCGCGCAGTTCCCGGCAGCAGCACGGTGAGGTCGCGCGTGCGGTAGCGGATGATCGGCAGCGCTTCCTTCGTCAGCGACGTGAACACGAGCTCGCCCGGCTCGCCGTCGGGCAGCACTTCGCCGGTCTCGGGATCGATGATTTCGGGATAGAAATGGTCTTCCCAGATATGCGGGCCGTCCTTCGTCTCGATGCATTCGCAGGCGACGCCCGGGCCGATCACTTCGGACAGCCCGTAGATGTCGATTGCGTCGATGCCGAGCCGCGTCTCGATCTCGCGGCGCATCTCGTTGGTCCAGGGTTCGGCGCCGAACACGCCGAGGCGCAGCGACGTCGAAGCCGGATCGATGCCCTGGCGCTGCAGCTCGTCGGCGATCGTCAGCATGTACGACGGCGTCGCGAGGATGATCGTCGGGGCGAATTCGCGGATCAGCTGGACCTGCTTCTCGGTGTTGCCGCCCCCCATCGGGATCACCGCCGCACCGAGATTCTCGCCACCGTAATGCGCCCCGAGGCCGCCGGTGAACAAGCCGTAGCCGTAGGAATTGAGGATGATGTCGTTGCGCGTGCCGCCGGCGGCGCGCAGCGAGCGCCCCATGACACCCGCCCACATCGCGATGTCGTTCTTCGTGTAGCCGACGACGGTCGGCAGACCGGTCGTGCCGGACGAGGCGTGCACGCGCACGACCTCGCTCATCGGCACCGCGAACATCCCGTACGGGTAGTTCTCGCGCAGTTCCTTCTTGCTCGTGAAAGGGAAACGCGCAAGATCGGACAACTGCTTCAGGTCGGACGGATGCACGCCCGCGGCGTCGAACGCGGCGCGGTAGTGCGGCACGTTGTCGTACGCGTGCTGCAACGACCATTTCATCCGTTCGAGCTGCAGCGCAGCGAGTTCCTCGCGGCTCGCGGTCTCGATCGGTTCCAGTTCATCCCCTGCCGGGGCGCGCCCCGACTCCCAGTCTTGTCTAGCCGCCATGGGCCTGCTCCGAAAAACGTTGTACGAATTTTGCATTTTCCATGACCTTCCCCTGGATATGCTCGATCTGGTCGGGGCTCAGGTGACGGAAGCGTCCCATGGCCTTGAGGTAATCGGTGACCGGTAGCGGGTCGTCGACGGGGCGGGTGAAGTTGAGGCCCTCGTCCGGCGTGAACTCCCACAGCATGACGAAGTTGGTCTCGACCGCTTTCCTCGCGACTTCCATGTTCTGGTCGGACGGAAAGCGCCAGCCGGTCGTGCAGGGCGAATACACATGCACGTACGCGAACCCGGTTTTCGACGCTTCGATCGCGCGGTCGAGCTTCGCGTAGAGGTCTTCCATGTACGCGGTCGACGCGGTCGCGACGTACGCGCAGCGGTGGTTCACCATTAGCAGCGGCAGATTCTTCGCGTCCTGCGTCTTGCCCTGCGCCGGCTGCCCTGCGGCACAGCCGGCGCCGATCGGCGTCGTCGACGTCCAGGCGCCGTACGGGGTGCAGCTCGAGCGCTGCATGCCGGTGTTCATATAGCCTTCGTTGTCGACGACCATGAAGAGCATCTGCTCGCCGCGCTCGGCCGCGCCCGACAGCGACTGGAAGCCGACATCCGACGCGCCGCCGTCGCCGGCGATCGCCAAGGCGGTCACGTCGCGCCCCATGCGCTTGAACTGGCGCTTGACGCCCGCGAGCATCGCGGCGGTGTTCGTCAGCAGCGGATGGAAGACCGGGACTTTCGTGCCGGTCGTGCCGTTGAAGCCGACCGAGCCCATGCCGGGCACGCACCCGGGAGGGGTCGCGAGCACGGTATCGGGGCCGACGCGGCGCAGCGTGTGGCGCATCAGCAGTTCGGTGTTGCACCCCTGGCAGCCTGCGAGTCCCGGCGCGAAGAGGTCTTCCCAGTCGCCGACTTCGTTGTAGATGTTCGCCGTCGTCACATAGGTCAGCGCGCCCTTGCTGCACACCGGCACGCACGCAGGCCTGCCATCGCAAGTGTCGCACTTCGACACGTGGCCGGTGGCCTCCTCCAACGCGATGCCGCCGTACGCACAGCCGACCGTGCACAGCAGGCAGTCGACGCATTTCGAAGCGTCCCAGCCGATCACGCCCGACGCACCGTCCTTGGCGAGCGCGCCGGCCGGACACACGGTGACGCATTTGGGGTCGGCGCACTGGCGGCACAGCGCCAGCTCGAACGCTTTTTCAGTGGCGTCCTCAATTGCGTTGGCCATTGCGTCCGTGGCTGCGTTACCTCGGCCGACGATCTGGATGCGCGAACGCGCCCAATCGTCGGTGCCGGTCTTGGCCTGCGCGCAGGCCGTCATGCAATCGCCGCAGCCGTCGCACTTGGCGGGGTCGAAGGCGATCGTGCTGTAAGCTCGTCCCATATCTGCTCCTTGATCGGGCGCTTCTAGCGCCACGTCCTCGACATCAGCTCA
Above is a genomic segment from Azoarcus sp. PA01 containing:
- a CDS encoding thiamine pyrophosphate-dependent enzyme, whose product is MGRAYSTIAFDPAKCDGCGDCMTACAQAKTGTDDWARSRIQIVGRGNAATDAMANAIEDATEKAFELALCRQCADPKCVTVCPAGALAKDGASGVIGWDASKCVDCLLCTVGCAYGGIALEEATGHVSKCDTCDGRPACVPVCSKGALTYVTTANIYNEVGDWEDLFAPGLAGCQGCNTELLMRHTLRRVGPDTVLATPPGCVPGMGSVGFNGTTGTKVPVFHPLLTNTAAMLAGVKRQFKRMGRDVTALAIAGDGGASDVGFQSLSGAAERGEQMLFMVVDNEGYMNTGMQRSSCTPYGAWTSTTPIGAGCAAGQPAQGKTQDAKNLPLLMVNHRCAYVATASTAYMEDLYAKLDRAIEASKTGFAYVHVYSPCTTGWRFPSDQNMEVARKAVETNFVMLWEFTPDEGLNFTRPVDDPLPVTDYLKAMGRFRHLSPDQIEHIQGKVMENAKFVQRFSEQAHGG
- the paaF gene encoding phenylacetate--CoA ligase; translation: MAARQDWESGRAPAGDELEPIETASREELAALQLERMKWSLQHAYDNVPHYRAAFDAAGVHPSDLKQLSDLARFPFTSKKELRENYPYGMFAVPMSEVVRVHASSGTTGLPTVVGYTKNDIAMWAGVMGRSLRAAGGTRNDIILNSYGYGLFTGGLGAHYGGENLGAAVIPMGGGNTEKQVQLIREFAPTIILATPSYMLTIADELQRQGIDPASTSLRLGVFGAEPWTNEMRREIETRLGIDAIDIYGLSEVIGPGVACECIETKDGPHIWEDHFYPEIIDPETGEVLPDGEPGELVFTSLTKEALPIIRYRTRDLTVLLPGTARPMRRIGKITGRSDDMLIIRGVNVFPTQIEGILLKHECLCGHYQLQITREHHMDEMTVLAEVRHDLSEVLNASQRAAIATEIRHEIKSAVGVSADVHVLETGSIERTQIGKAKRVVDKRPKASV